One genomic segment of Porphyromonadaceae bacterium W3.11 includes these proteins:
- the rseP gene encoding RIP metalloprotease RseP: MGILIKIIQLILSLALLVFIHELGHFLFAKLFKIRVNKFYLFFDIKGALLRYKPKNSETEYGIGWLPLGGYCQIDGMVDESLALEGLESEPKPWEFRAHPTWQRLLVMLGGVLFNVILAILIYGGMAYAWGTNQLPIENVGDNLTYSSVGHDMGLKDGDLPIAIDGKEIKYFEGFLIQEIANGDNLTVLRDNQPVDIVIPADFMRAVIASQEAFFMLDLPARIDSVAPNSAALRDGLKVGDTLVAVNAKPMNKLSKILPAIQELKGDSITLKVKRGEAYYELRTMPDKETGLGIGFTPPVKVFEQEHTKYGALESIPAGVHEAAKQIASYTDQLKYVATPEGASSLGGLGTMGSLFSARFDWNRFWNMTAFLSVILAVMNILPIPGLDGGHIMFIIYEVIVGKAPSLKWQTRFQLIGMLFLIFLVLYANINDIFRFFM, encoded by the coding sequence ATGGGCATACTGATTAAAATAATCCAATTAATCCTTTCGTTAGCACTATTAGTCTTTATCCATGAGCTTGGGCACTTCCTTTTTGCAAAGCTTTTCAAGATTAGAGTCAATAAGTTTTATCTCTTTTTTGATATAAAAGGGGCTCTATTGCGATACAAACCAAAAAACAGTGAGACTGAGTATGGAATAGGGTGGTTGCCGCTTGGAGGCTATTGTCAGATAGATGGCATGGTAGATGAGTCGCTAGCACTTGAGGGGTTGGAGAGTGAGCCAAAGCCCTGGGAGTTTCGTGCTCATCCTACTTGGCAGCGACTATTAGTGATGCTGGGCGGTGTTCTTTTCAATGTTATTTTGGCCATCTTGATATATGGAGGGATGGCTTACGCTTGGGGAACGAATCAGTTGCCTATCGAGAATGTAGGTGATAATCTAACCTATTCATCTGTCGGTCACGATATGGGCCTTAAGGATGGCGACCTACCCATAGCTATAGATGGTAAGGAGATTAAGTACTTTGAGGGATTTCTCATACAAGAAATTGCAAATGGTGATAACCTTACTGTTCTGAGAGATAATCAGCCGGTTGATATCGTGATACCAGCGGATTTCATGCGAGCCGTTATTGCTAGCCAAGAAGCTTTCTTTATGCTGGATCTACCAGCGAGGATTGACTCTGTAGCCCCTAATAGTGCTGCCTTGAGAGATGGACTAAAGGTGGGTGATACCCTTGTCGCTGTTAATGCAAAGCCTATGAATAAGCTGTCTAAAATCTTGCCAGCTATACAGGAGCTCAAGGGAGATAGTATCACCCTGAAGGTCAAGAGAGGTGAGGCTTATTATGAATTACGAACTATGCCAGATAAGGAGACCGGGCTCGGCATTGGTTTTACTCCTCCAGTGAAGGTTTTTGAACAGGAGCATACTAAATATGGAGCCTTAGAGTCAATTCCAGCTGGAGTGCATGAAGCAGCCAAGCAAATCGCAAGTTACACGGATCAGCTAAAGTATGTCGCTACCCCAGAGGGAGCTTCAAGCCTTGGTGGATTAGGTACTATGGGTAGTCTTTTCTCTGCACGATTTGATTGGAATAGGTTTTGGAATATGACCGCTTTCCTTTCTGTTATTTTGGCGGTTATGAATATTCTACCTATTCCGGGACTTGATGGTGGACATATCATGTTTATCATTTATGAGGTCATTGTGGGAAAGGCCCCATCTCTGAAGTGGCAGACACGCTTCCAACTTATTGGTATGCTGTTCTTGATTTTCCTAGTATTGTACGCTAATATTAACGATATATTTAGGTTCTTCATGTAA
- a CDS encoding Smr/MutS family protein, which translates to MQERQRHHNPAMIYPKNFEEKLNFGVIRSALIKSCQNEVGRYLAERMSYMPDSLELHRSLKQLDEMLRLSDTGVEIPSFFFSEIRASLLSIRPEGSYLPLESLTSLQQLLRSVVATVQMFGRDDDDEDDGNDYPELKLLVERLDDLPEVRRQLNNLLDDEGQIKDTASRLLREIRQEIRSLTGSLGNTMQSILKQAQAAGWVEKDAAPAMRDGRLLLPIIPSAKREIGGIVHEESATGRTLYIEPEQLVAMNNRIREKQNEENREIIRLLKEFTNYVRGNIKAIQTNCNIIGVFDFVWAKSRMAKQMTAIVPPLSEHREMDWQVARHPILERHLQDQGRQLVPLTVKLSPESRIIVISGPNAGGKSVALKTVGLLQYMLQCGMAVPMMEHSKCMLFDKIFLDIGDSQSLENDLSTYSSHLQSMKVMMNEATDESLILIDEFGSGTEPAIGGAIAEGLLEQFRQRGAYGFITTHYGNIKDYTEKHEGVINGAMLFDRGRIEPLYELYMGQPGSSFAIEIARKIGLPIEILDYAEALVGSEYMQQDKYLQDIIRDKAYWKRKRERIRRQEKAMEEKQAKLDERLEALAERRKGILDKAEREALEIVTNANVTVERTIREIKQANADKEETKQARRKLEQKREHLEKIQVKKQAKSDRPKPKGKLEVGSKVTLEGSNEVGEIMEIDGKKARVQLGLLTMTVALNKLQPTNKEQRSPVKLQPRVIQQQSSERRLNFKPQIDLRGKRVNEALDEVVHFIDDAAHFGYSPVRILHGTGTGALKEAICQLLSVTPQVHSFHDELVDLGGAGITVVELSDK; encoded by the coding sequence ATGCAGGAGCGTCAGCGACATCATAATCCAGCAATGATTTATCCAAAAAACTTCGAAGAGAAGTTGAATTTCGGGGTAATTCGATCAGCTCTTATCAAGTCCTGTCAGAATGAGGTAGGACGTTATCTTGCTGAGCGAATGAGCTATATGCCTGATTCATTGGAGTTGCATCGATCGCTTAAGCAGCTTGATGAGATGCTTCGTCTTTCTGATACAGGAGTTGAGATCCCGAGTTTCTTTTTCTCAGAAATCAGAGCATCATTATTATCCATTCGTCCCGAAGGGAGTTACTTGCCCTTGGAGTCTCTAACTTCACTTCAGCAATTGTTGCGAAGTGTTGTCGCTACAGTGCAGATGTTTGGACGCGATGATGACGATGAAGATGATGGAAATGATTATCCTGAACTGAAACTTTTGGTCGAGAGATTAGACGATCTTCCCGAAGTTCGAAGACAGTTAAATAACCTTTTAGATGACGAAGGGCAGATCAAGGATACCGCCTCTCGACTATTAAGAGAAATCCGTCAGGAGATCCGCTCCCTAACTGGCTCTCTTGGGAATACGATGCAGAGTATCCTTAAACAAGCACAGGCTGCAGGCTGGGTGGAGAAGGATGCAGCACCCGCGATGCGTGATGGTCGTCTGCTACTACCCATCATACCCTCTGCCAAACGTGAGATAGGGGGGATCGTTCATGAAGAGAGTGCTACTGGACGTACACTCTATATCGAGCCAGAGCAATTGGTGGCGATGAATAATCGTATTCGGGAGAAGCAGAATGAGGAGAATCGTGAGATCATCCGTCTGCTTAAAGAATTTACCAACTATGTTAGGGGGAATATCAAAGCAATTCAGACCAATTGTAACATCATAGGTGTTTTTGATTTTGTGTGGGCTAAGTCTAGAATGGCAAAGCAAATGACCGCTATCGTTCCACCTCTTTCAGAACATCGAGAGATGGATTGGCAGGTGGCAAGACATCCAATCCTAGAGCGACACCTTCAGGATCAGGGACGACAGTTAGTGCCTCTTACAGTTAAGCTTTCTCCAGAGTCACGTATTATCGTCATATCAGGGCCAAATGCTGGTGGTAAGTCAGTGGCTCTGAAAACGGTTGGCCTTCTTCAATATATGTTACAGTGTGGCATGGCGGTGCCTATGATGGAGCATAGTAAGTGCATGCTGTTTGATAAGATTTTCTTAGATATAGGAGACTCTCAGTCACTTGAAAATGATCTCAGTACCTACTCAAGTCACTTGCAAAGTATGAAGGTGATGATGAACGAAGCGACTGATGAGAGTTTGATTCTTATTGATGAATTCGGTTCTGGTACAGAGCCTGCTATTGGTGGAGCTATAGCGGAGGGTCTCTTAGAGCAATTTAGACAGAGAGGAGCGTATGGCTTTATCACTACTCACTATGGTAATATTAAAGATTATACGGAGAAGCACGAGGGGGTGATAAATGGAGCCATGCTATTTGATCGTGGGAGGATTGAGCCGCTATATGAACTCTATATGGGTCAGCCTGGTAGCTCTTTTGCGATTGAGATCGCTCGTAAGATTGGTTTGCCAATTGAGATTTTAGATTATGCCGAAGCATTGGTAGGGTCTGAATACATGCAGCAAGATAAGTACCTGCAAGATATAATTCGGGATAAAGCATATTGGAAACGAAAGCGTGAGCGTATCCGTCGTCAAGAGAAAGCGATGGAAGAGAAGCAGGCTAAGCTAGATGAGCGACTAGAAGCTCTTGCCGAGAGGAGAAAAGGCATCCTGGATAAGGCAGAACGTGAAGCTCTGGAGATAGTCACTAATGCGAACGTTACTGTAGAGCGAACTATCCGTGAGATTAAGCAGGCCAATGCCGATAAGGAGGAGACCAAGCAAGCTCGTAGGAAGCTTGAGCAGAAACGCGAACATTTAGAGAAAATACAGGTCAAGAAACAGGCTAAGTCAGATCGTCCAAAGCCCAAGGGGAAATTGGAAGTAGGGAGCAAAGTAACCTTAGAGGGAAGTAATGAGGTAGGGGAGATTATGGAGATTGACGGTAAGAAAGCACGAGTACAGCTAGGACTGCTGACGATGACGGTTGCTCTCAATAAATTGCAGCCTACTAATAAAGAACAGCGTAGTCCTGTCAAGCTTCAGCCCAGAGTCATTCAGCAGCAGTCTAGTGAACGCCGATTGAACTTCAAGCCGCAAATAGATCTTAGAGGTAAGCGAGTCAATGAGGCCTTGGATGAGGTGGTCCACTTTATAGATGATGCTGCACACTTTGGATATAGTCCTGTCCGAATCCTACACGGGACGGGTACAGGTGCACTTAAGGAGGCTATTTGTCAGCTTTTATCCGTTACACCTCAGGTCCATAGCTTTCATGATGAATTAGTGGATCTCGGTGGGGCTGGGATTACTGTAGTAGAATTATCAGATAAGTAG
- a CDS encoding DUF4924 family protein: protein MIVAKQKREENIAEYILYMWQIEDIIRALEFDEIKIKQYVDSGYRLEPEMMERVFVWYVMLANTMEEDGVRESGHMKKLDELMQDLEELSDNLLKEPSQTLYSSVYFQTLPSIIQLRDLSGGRKMGIIETCFVGIYGFLTLKARGEEVSEETTASIQQFSTFLAMLADRFRSVEEGTLTLDTVQKEDEEA from the coding sequence ATGATTGTAGCAAAACAAAAAAGAGAGGAGAACATCGCAGAGTACATCCTCTATATGTGGCAGATAGAAGATATTATCCGAGCATTGGAGTTCGATGAAATAAAGATTAAGCAGTACGTCGATAGTGGATATAGACTAGAGCCAGAGATGATGGAACGTGTCTTTGTATGGTATGTCATGCTTGCCAATACTATGGAGGAAGATGGCGTACGCGAGTCTGGACACATGAAGAAGCTAGACGAACTGATGCAGGATCTTGAGGAGCTTTCGGATAATTTATTAAAAGAACCATCACAAACCCTTTACTCGTCTGTCTATTTTCAGACACTACCCAGTATTATTCAATTAAGAGACCTTAGTGGGGGACGAAAGATGGGTATTATAGAGACCTGCTTTGTTGGGATTTATGGTTTTCTTACTCTTAAGGCAAGAGGTGAAGAGGTGAGCGAAGAGACGACGGCATCTATTCAGCAGTTTAGTACCTTCCTTGCTATGCTTGCGGATCGATTTAGATCCGTAGAGGAGGGAACACTGACATTGGATACGGTTCAGAAGGAGGATGAAGAAGCTTAA
- the rfbD gene encoding dTDP-4-dehydrorhamnose reductase produces the protein MKKLKKVLLTGAGGQLGTALQKLYPNPSLYDFVWIPITRKDLELSDFSAVSQFLRREKPDYIVNAAAYTNVDGAEDHINECFAINAFLPKILLDYCMESRCHLIHISTDYVFGGNAREMAPYIETNHHAPLNAYGASKSKGEELLLSQDPLHLHILRTSWLYGPRAWGKSFYKSILDKGMSGDPLRVVDDEIGSPTSTLSLARTIVSIIYGDINGFGLPSGIYHCADKGSVSRYEFAKAILSLDPIARRTPITPITSAELPPRAALRPKNSTLECNKLEQFDPDLVRPWQEGLKAVYILDKKEHKDEV, from the coding sequence ATGAAGAAGCTTAAGAAGGTATTGCTTACAGGTGCTGGAGGACAGCTGGGTACGGCACTTCAAAAGCTGTATCCTAATCCGTCACTCTATGACTTCGTGTGGATTCCGATAACTCGAAAGGACTTGGAGTTATCTGATTTTTCAGCCGTAAGTCAGTTTTTGAGACGTGAGAAGCCAGATTATATTGTTAATGCAGCTGCGTACACTAATGTGGATGGAGCTGAGGACCATATAAATGAGTGCTTCGCTATTAATGCTTTTCTACCAAAGATCCTTCTGGATTATTGTATGGAGAGCCGCTGTCACCTCATTCACATTAGTACCGATTATGTATTTGGAGGCAATGCCCGAGAAATGGCTCCATACATTGAGACTAATCATCATGCACCTCTGAATGCCTATGGTGCTAGTAAAAGTAAGGGCGAAGAGCTATTGCTTTCGCAGGATCCACTCCATCTCCATATCCTTAGGACATCATGGCTGTATGGGCCAAGAGCTTGGGGGAAAAGCTTTTATAAAAGTATATTAGACAAGGGGATGAGTGGCGACCCACTCAGAGTAGTAGATGATGAGATAGGTTCACCTACTAGTACCCTCTCATTGGCAAGGACTATAGTCTCAATTATTTATGGGGATATTAATGGCTTTGGTTTGCCTAGTGGTATCTATCATTGTGCAGATAAAGGGAGTGTTAGCCGATACGAATTCGCTAAAGCTATTCTATCACTAGACCCCATAGCACGTCGGACCCCGATCACGCCTATTACCAGTGCAGAGCTACCTCCGAGAGCAGCCCTCAGGCCTAAAAATTCCACATTAGAGTGTAATAAACTAGAGCAATTTGATCCCGACCTTGTTCGTCCATGGCAAGAAGGGCTCAAGGCAGTATATATATTAGATAAGAAAGAGCATAAAGATGAAGTATAA
- a CDS encoding peptide chain release factor 3, translated as MKYNDKEISRRRTFAVIAHPDAGKTTLTEKLLLFGGAIHVAGAVKSNKIRKSATSDWMEIEKQRGISVATSVMGFEYEGYKINILDTPGHQDFAEDTYRTLTAVDSVIIVIDGARGVELQTKRLMEVCRMRKTPVIVFVNKMDRDAQDPFDLLDEVESELQISTTPLTWPIDSGDRFRGVYNIYDHSLELFNAQNKSYVSDRVAVALDSPDLLNHMSEEQAEKLKEDLDLIEGVYPELDVERYLAADLAPVFFGSALNNFGVKELLDTFVKVAPSPLPTVAIERTVDPYEEPFTGFVFKIHANMDPNHRSSIAFVKICSGKFERNNNYLHVRHGKQMRFSSPTAFMAQKKEVVDEAFAGDIVGLPDTGNFKIGDTLTSGEQLNFKGLPSFSPEMFKYIENADPQRTKQLQKGIGQLMDEGVAQLFTSTFNGRKIVGTVGQLQFEVIEYRLLHEYQAKCRWEPISLYKACWIECDKPEVLEDFKRRKAQYMAVDIHGRDVYMADSGYLLNMARQEFPDISFHFKSEF; from the coding sequence ATGAAGTATAACGATAAGGAAATATCTAGACGTCGTACGTTTGCAGTGATTGCACACCCTGACGCTGGTAAAACTACCCTGACAGAGAAGTTGCTACTCTTTGGTGGTGCTATCCATGTGGCTGGTGCTGTCAAGAGTAATAAGATTCGCAAAAGTGCTACCTCTGACTGGATGGAGATTGAGAAGCAGAGAGGTATCTCTGTCGCCACCTCTGTTATGGGTTTTGAATACGAGGGTTATAAGATTAACATTCTAGATACCCCAGGTCACCAGGATTTTGCAGAGGATACATATAGGACACTTACAGCTGTAGATTCTGTCATCATCGTTATAGACGGTGCTAGAGGGGTAGAGCTTCAGACTAAGAGATTGATGGAGGTCTGCCGTATGCGTAAGACACCTGTGATTGTCTTTGTTAATAAAATGGATAGAGATGCACAAGACCCCTTTGATCTTCTCGATGAGGTAGAGTCTGAGTTACAGATTTCAACAACTCCTCTTACATGGCCAATTGATTCGGGGGATCGTTTTAGAGGTGTTTATAATATATATGATCATAGCTTAGAGCTATTCAATGCTCAGAACAAAAGTTATGTCTCAGACCGAGTAGCTGTCGCCCTTGATTCTCCAGATCTACTTAATCATATGTCGGAGGAACAAGCTGAGAAGCTTAAGGAGGATCTAGATCTTATAGAGGGCGTATATCCCGAACTAGATGTAGAGCGATATCTAGCAGCTGATTTAGCACCAGTCTTTTTTGGATCTGCATTAAATAACTTTGGGGTCAAAGAATTATTAGATACGTTTGTCAAGGTGGCTCCATCACCCCTTCCTACAGTCGCTATCGAGAGAACGGTGGATCCTTATGAGGAACCATTTACTGGCTTTGTCTTTAAGATTCATGCTAATATGGACCCAAACCACCGAAGCAGTATAGCTTTTGTCAAAATATGTTCTGGTAAGTTTGAACGTAATAATAACTACCTCCATGTCCGTCATGGCAAACAGATGAGATTTAGTAGTCCCACTGCATTCATGGCACAGAAGAAGGAGGTTGTTGACGAGGCCTTTGCTGGAGATATTGTCGGTTTGCCTGATACAGGGAACTTTAAGATTGGTGATACTTTAACTTCTGGAGAGCAACTTAACTTTAAGGGATTGCCTAGCTTCTCTCCAGAGATGTTCAAGTACATTGAGAATGCTGACCCACAGCGAACTAAACAACTACAGAAGGGTATTGGCCAATTGATGGATGAAGGTGTGGCACAGCTCTTCACCAGTACATTTAATGGCCGCAAGATAGTTGGGACAGTAGGGCAACTTCAGTTTGAAGTCATAGAGTATCGTCTTCTTCATGAGTACCAAGCAAAGTGTAGATGGGAGCCTATCAGCCTCTACAAAGCGTGTTGGATAGAGTGCGATAAACCAGAGGTGCTTGAGGACTTTAAGCGTCGTAAGGCTCAGTATATGGCTGTGGATATTCATGGGAGGGATGTCTATATGGCTGATAGTGGTTATCTGCTTAATATGGCTCGTCAGGAGTTCCCAGATATATCATTTCATTTCAAGTCAGAGTTTTAA
- a CDS encoding tyrosine-protein phosphatase, protein MIRKTYLASRLLLVLAIVMMGSCAKQAYYIDAKSEHKSSGEYLIQWDVRPGMVGEVAIYASKDAVLYPQEPFIVEDISKETTIYDSSDQGFSQTYFLLVFNNLESRVASSRIIPTQGIVNLRDVGGYMTGGGEQMRWGRLYRSGDLHRIKDMDRYTIASLGIQSHYILSPSRLSPNDPIPSLGISTLNSWYIAPDVEIDFQQTLDDIYSGKLSKNSITYFKKDIFNSIAFENPHQISMILHSLIDPNNYPVLLSDDLGKDRVAFIIMLVQHIMGVCRADIINEYVLSNQLLPVEILEPKGHKEPVAIQEALTEFFRCEANQINSIISEIENRYGNINNYLDQHLHFDAKDQAYLRQVLLY, encoded by the coding sequence TTGATTAGAAAGACATACCTTGCTTCTAGGCTTTTGCTAGTGCTTGCCATTGTTATGATGGGGTCCTGTGCCAAACAGGCATATTATATCGATGCTAAGTCAGAGCATAAAAGTAGTGGAGAGTATCTGATCCAATGGGATGTCCGTCCTGGTATGGTAGGGGAAGTGGCGATATACGCTTCAAAAGACGCTGTCTTATATCCTCAAGAGCCATTTATTGTTGAGGATATCAGTAAGGAAACAACGATTTATGATAGTTCCGATCAGGGCTTTTCTCAGACCTACTTCTTACTTGTCTTTAATAATTTAGAGAGTCGTGTGGCTTCGTCTCGTATTATTCCGACTCAAGGGATAGTCAATCTAAGAGATGTTGGAGGTTACATGACAGGTGGCGGTGAACAGATGCGATGGGGACGACTTTATCGCTCAGGTGATCTGCACAGGATTAAGGATATGGATCGTTATACCATAGCTTCATTAGGTATTCAGAGTCATTATATATTATCTCCATCTCGTCTCTCTCCGAATGATCCTATCCCCAGCCTTGGTATATCTACATTGAACTCCTGGTATATTGCTCCAGATGTCGAAATAGATTTTCAGCAAACATTAGATGATATCTATTCAGGTAAACTTTCTAAGAATAGTATTACTTACTTCAAAAAAGATATTTTTAATAGCATTGCATTTGAAAACCCACACCAAATCAGCATGATTCTTCATTCCCTGATTGATCCTAATAATTACCCTGTCTTACTTTCAGATGACTTAGGTAAGGATAGGGTGGCCTTCATCATCATGCTCGTGCAGCATATCATGGGTGTTTGTCGTGCGGACATTATTAATGAATACGTTCTTAGTAATCAGTTATTACCTGTCGAAATATTAGAGCCGAAGGGACATAAAGAACCCGTTGCTATTCAAGAGGCTTTGACTGAGTTTTTCCGCTGTGAAGCGAATCAGATTAATTCCA